A window of the Miscanthus floridulus cultivar M001 chromosome 14, ASM1932011v1, whole genome shotgun sequence genome harbors these coding sequences:
- the LOC136502834 gene encoding serine/threonine-protein kinase SAPK9-like has protein sequence MARTPAAAGLGMEMPIMHDGDRYEPVRDIGSGNFGVARLMRNRATGDLVAVKYIDRGDKIDENVQREIINHRSLRHPNIIRFKEVILTKTHLAIVMEYASGGELFNRICNAGRFSEDEARFFFQQLISGQVCHRDLKLENTLLDGSTVPRLKICDFGYSKSSVLHSQPKSTVGTPAYIAPEVLWNKEYDGKIADVWSCGVTLYVMLVGGYPFEDPEDPKNFKKTIEKILGVQYAVPDYVHVSPECRDLISRIFVANPADRITMPEIKSHPWFVKNLPADLVGDGTVSYEEPDQPMQNMNDIMQILAEATVPADGARGTTKLLCDDLDDFDDDMDLDSDLDLDIESSGEIVYAM, from the exons ATGGCGAGGACGCCGGCAGCGGCGGGGTTGGGGATGGAGATGCCAATAATGCACGACGGGGACCGGTACGAGCCCGTGCGGGACATCGGGTCCGGCAACTTCGGCGTCGCGCGCCTCATGCGCAACCGCGCCACCGGCGACCTCGTCGCCGTCAAGTACATCGACCGCGGCGACAAG ATCGACGAGAACGTGCAGCGGGAGATCATCAACCACCGCTCGCTGCGCCACCCCAACATCATCCGCTTCAAGGAG GTCATCCTGACCAAGACTCACCTCGCGATCGTCATGGAGTACGCCTCAGGTGGGGAGCTCTTCAACCGCATCTGCAATGCCGGCCGGTTCAGCGAGGACGAG GCTCGCTTCTTCTTCCAGCAGCTGATTTCCGGG CAAGTATGCCACCGTGATTTGAAGCTCGAGAACACTCTGCTGGATGGAAGCACCGTGCCTCGCCTCAAGATATGCGACTTCGGTTATTCAAAG TCATCTGTTCTTCACTCCCAACCAAAGTCCACTGTGGGAACTCCAGCATACATTGCTCCTGAAGTTTTGTGGAACAAGGAATATGACGGCAAG ATTGCCGATGTCTGGTCATGCGGCGTGACCCTCTACGTGATGCTGGTTGGCGGGTATCCTTTTGAGGATCCTGAAGACCCTAAGAATTTCAAAAAGACAATTGAg AAAATACTGGGTGTTCAGTACGCGGTTCCTGACTACGTCCATGTATCTCCAGAATGCCGAGACCTGATATCAAGGATTTTTGTTGCCAACCCAGCAGAT AGGATCACGATGCCTGAGATAAAGAGCCATCCTTGGTTCGTCAAGAATCTCCCAGCTGACCTCGTGGGCGATGGCACGGTGAGCTACGAGGAGCCGGACCAGCCGATGCAGAACATGAACGACATCATGCAGATACTGGCGGAGGCAACAGTACCAGCCGATGGTGCCCGCGGAACGACCAAGTTGTTGTGTGACGACCTTGATGACTTTGACGACGATATGGACCTAGACTCGGACCTGGACCTCGACATCGAGAGCAGTGGAGAGATAGTGTATGCCATGTAA